The following proteins are co-located in the Bombus pascuorum chromosome 3, iyBomPasc1.1, whole genome shotgun sequence genome:
- the LOC132905559 gene encoding ubiquitin-protein ligase E3B isoform X2, translating into MFKAEEPSRDSFLQQMKAAREERAHEKDREAAVILIQAYVRGWLTRKRILEEFDTNFLNDGGAETNIKLKPALDVYKIIFKFLYIYKKEKVQERIEKLCRYLVLTLDSESPEISYVGLVLNKDRYISWISQMKTILLYCLTGLDNLKPERVSDHKSIHLRLHTLVSFTSPGTWAIQKVEGMEKLKAGMNQLCANIMGHLVNNGFYPIMQAFLVKGLGRVEIALKPIALSAAVTLALRPLISSQMSDKLVSLFLINIFSVPALVYHLNSISSVCITSFITNNLFARSLELLNSEQNLRIVFNALEGSYALCLLANLIQLANIERDEVLKELYFPSFTFVVTKMLEACQQYVVAKQSNLTHWHPILGWLAQKVDTYLQEPIPYVKSQLACLWTGRIVSQLIGQPLTELIEKEIPPPVEQQSTSVGTNIFRRAFLEARTNRNNNTKNYRKLGSAETTRIALICSLYQIALHTLTQMKMEILTGLCYQDKILYHMYLFLGTLGPHCGLKAFLDHLAANTKCTAPEFQMLILFSDCMTHYVTILDDMEMYEQQNPFKLSDFVTISYFLNQFLYKAVLNNLFDVKSVPNNPLFTSLHTLLMAIYRRDCRRTFCPEGHWLAKLIRVSGFLADLEKGRRGAALLLSKMPHVIPHSERVVLFRKHVANEKAVLGLTESACNSTPTTLIVVHRTRIVEDGYRQLAMLPSQALKGVIRVRFVNEQGLAEAGIDQDGVFKEFLEETIKKVFDPSLNLFKVTSENRLYPSPTSSMQDNHLQLFEFVGRMLGKAVYEGIVVDVPFASFFVSQFSGQTGGALYSWLDELASLDRDLYRSLTLVKHYKGDVRQLELTFSLDEDVLGKLVTHELVPGGRAVPVTNENKINYIHLMAHFRMHMQIKDQTAAFIKGFRSIINPEWLALFSTPELQRLISGDNVPLDLRDLRRHTQYYGGFHDSHRVVCWLWDILEKDFSEEERGLFLKFVTSCSKSPLLGFAHLEPPFSIRCVEVGDDEDTGDTIGSVIRGFFTIRKKDPQNRLPTSSTCFNLLKLPNYQKKSTLREKLRYAVTSNTGFELS; encoded by the exons ATGTTTAAAGCTGAAGAACCATCCAGAGACAGCTTCCTTCAGCAAATGAAGGCCGCTAGGGAAGAAAGGGCCCATGAGAAAGACAGAGAAGCTGCTGTCATTTTAATTCAGGCTTATGTTAGGGGATGGTTGACCCGTAAAAGAATATT GGAAGAATTTGATACGAATTTTCTGAATGATGGTGGTgcagaaacaaatataaagtTAAAACCTGCTTTGGATGTGtataagattatttttaaatttttgtacatatataagaaagaaaaggttcaggaaagaatagaaaagctATGTAG atatttagTATTGACTCTAGATTCTGAGTCTCCAGAAATTTCTTATGTAGGACTTGTATTAAACAAAGATCGCTACATATCATGGATATCACAGATGAAAACAATATTACTCTATTGTTTGACTGGTTTAGATAATCTTAAACCAGAAAGAGTGTCTGACCATAAATCCATCCATTTGAGATTACATACATTAGTTAGTTTTACATCACCAGGAACATGGGCAATTCAGAAAGTAGAAGGAATGGAAAAACTCAAAGCTGGTATGAATCAGCTTTGTGCAAACATAATGGGCCACCTAGTCAACAATGGGTTTTATCCCATTATGCAA GCATTTCTAGTAAAAGGATTGGGTAGAGTGGAAATTGCTTTAAAACCAATTGCACTTTCAGCAGCAGTAACATTAGCACTGAGACCATTAATCTCCTCCCAGATGTCAGATAAATTGGTttcattgtttttaattaatatttttagcgtACCTGCATTGGTCTATCATCTGAATAGTATATCATCAGTA tgTATTACATCATTTATtacaaacaatttatttgcAAGGAGCCTGGAATTATTGAACTCGGAGCAAAATTTACGAATAGTATTTAATGCTCTGGAAGGTAGTTATGCACTGTGTTTGTTGGCTAATTTAATACAGTTGGCTAATATTGAAAGAGATGAAGTGTTAAAAGAATTGTACTTTCCATCTTTTACG tttgtTGTAACAAAAATGTTGGAGGCATGTCAGCAATATGTAGTTGCAAAACAAAGTAATTTAACTCACTGGCATCCTATTCTTGGTTGGCTTGCACAAAAGGTTGATACGTATTTACAAGAACCTATTCCATATGTTAAATCACAATTAGCCTGTTTGTGGACAGGAAGAATAGTTTCACAGTTGATTG gCCAACCTTTAACAGAACTTATTGAAAAAGAGATACCCCCACCAGTAGAACAACAGAGTACATCTGTTGGTACCAACATTTTCAGAAGAGCATTTTTGGAAGCACGTACAAATAGGAATAATAACACTAAAAATTATAGGAAATTGGGAAGTGCAGAAACTACTAGAATAGCTTTAATTTGTTCCCTTTATCAAATTGCTTTACATACACTTACACaaatgaaaatggaaatattgaCTG GTTTATGTTAtcaagataaaattttataccaTATGTATTTATTCTTGGGAACACTGGGTCCACATTGTGGTTTAAAAGCATTTTTGGATCATTTAGCTGCTAATACAAAATGTACAGCACCTGAATTTCAAATgttgatattattttctgaTTGTATGACACACTATGTTAC AATTTTAGATGATATGGAAATGTATGAACAACAAAACCCGTTCAAACTTAGCGATTTTGTAACGATATCATACTTTTTAAACCAATTTTTGTACAAGGCAGTGCTTAATAATTTGTTTG ATGTGAAATCAGTTCCTAATAATCCCCTCTTCACCTCTCTTCACACACTTTTAATGGCAATTTACCGCCGGGATTGTAGACGGACCTTTTGCCCTGAAGGCCATTGGTTGGCAAAGTTAA TTCGAGTGTCTGGTTTTCTAGCAGACCTGGAGAAAGGCAGGCGAGGTGCCGCTCTTCTCCTTTCTAAAATGCCGCATGTTATTCCTCATTCGGAGCGTGTTGTGTTGTTTCGTAAGCATGTTGCTAACGAAAAAGCAGTTTTAGGTCTAACCGAAAGTGCTTGCAATAGTACCCCAACAACGCTTATTGTTGTTCACAG aacTCGTATAGTGGAGGACGGATATCGTCAATTGGCGATGTTACCCTCTCAAGCACTTAAAGGCGTAATTAGAGTTCGTTTTGTAAACGAGCAAGGTTTAGCTGAAGCTGGTATTGACCAAGATGGAGTCTTTAAGGAATTTTTAGAGGAGacaataaaaaaagtttttgacccatctttaaatttatttaaagtcaCTAGTGAAAATCGACTTTATCCATCTCCAACATCATCTATGCAAGATAATCATTTGCAACTCTTTGAATTTGTTGGTCGTATGCTGGGTAAAGCGGTGTAcgag GGCATTGTAGTAGACGTACCTTTTGcatctttcttcgtttcccaATTTTCTGGGCAAACAGGAGGAGCATTGTACAGTTGGCTGGACGAATTGGCTTCTTTAGATCGAGACTTATATCGGAGTCTTACTCTTGTGAAGCATTATAAAGGTGATGTTAGACAGTTAGAATTAACTTTCTCTCTTGATGAAGACGTTTTAGGCAAATTAGTTACGCACGAATTGGTTCCCGGAGGACGAGCAGTGCCAGTcactaatgaaaataaaatcaattataTACACTTAATGGCCCATTTTAGAATGCACATGCAAATAAAAGATCAAACAGCGGCTTTTATCAAAGGGTTCCGTTCTATAATCAATCCTGAATGGTTGGCATTGTTTTCAACTCCAGAA ttaCAGAGATTAATTTCGGGTGATAATGTTCCACTAGATTTACGAGATTTACGAAGACATACACAATATTATGGTGGTTTTCACGATAGTCATCGTGTGGTGTGCTGGCTATGGGATATTctagaaaaagatttttccGAGGAAGAAAGAGGCTTATTTTTGAAG TTTGTTACAAGTTGTTCGAAATCACCATTATTGGGTTTCGCACACTTAGAACCACCATTTTCGATTCGTTGCGTTGAAGTTGGCGATGACGAGGATACCGGTGACACAATCG GTAGCGTAATAAGAGGATTTTTTACGATTCGTAAGAAAGATCCGCAGAATCGTCTACCTACATCGTCTACTtgttttaatcttcttaaatTACCAAATTATCAAAAGAAAAGTACCTTACGGGAGAAGTTACGTTACGCTGTCACTAGTAATACGGGCTTCGaactttcataa
- the LOC132905559 gene encoding ubiquitin-protein ligase E3B isoform X1 — protein MFKAEEPSRDSFLQQMKAAREERAHEKDREAAVILIQAYVRGWLTRKRILEEFDTNFLNDGGAETNIKLKPALDVYKIIFKFLYIYKKEKVQERIEKLCRYLVLTLDSESPEISYVGLVLNKDRYISWISQMKTILLYCLTGLDNLKPERVSDHKSIHLRLHTLVSFTSPGTWAIQKVEGMEKLKAGMNQLCANIMGHLVNNGFYPIMQAFLVKGLGRVEIALKPIALSAAVTLALRPLISSQMSDKLVSLFLINIFSVPALVYHLNSISSVCITSFITNNLFARSLELLNSEQNLRIVFNALEGSYALCLLANLIQLANIERDEVLKELYFPSFTFVVTKMLEACQQYVVAKQSNLTHWHPILGWLAQKVDTYLQEPIPYVKSQLACLWTGRIVSQLIGQPLTELIEKEIPPPVEQQSTSVGTNIFRRAFLEARTNRNNNTKNYRKLGSAETTRIALICSLYQIALHTLTQMKMEILTGLCYQDKILYHMYLFLGTLGPHCGLKAFLDHLAANTKCTAPEFQMLILFSDCMTHYVTILDDMEMYEQQNPFKLSDFVTISYFLNQFLYKAVLNNLFDVPDVKSVPNNPLFTSLHTLLMAIYRRDCRRTFCPEGHWLAKLIRVSGFLADLEKGRRGAALLLSKMPHVIPHSERVVLFRKHVANEKAVLGLTESACNSTPTTLIVVHRTRIVEDGYRQLAMLPSQALKGVIRVRFVNEQGLAEAGIDQDGVFKEFLEETIKKVFDPSLNLFKVTSENRLYPSPTSSMQDNHLQLFEFVGRMLGKAVYEGIVVDVPFASFFVSQFSGQTGGALYSWLDELASLDRDLYRSLTLVKHYKGDVRQLELTFSLDEDVLGKLVTHELVPGGRAVPVTNENKINYIHLMAHFRMHMQIKDQTAAFIKGFRSIINPEWLALFSTPELQRLISGDNVPLDLRDLRRHTQYYGGFHDSHRVVCWLWDILEKDFSEEERGLFLKFVTSCSKSPLLGFAHLEPPFSIRCVEVGDDEDTGDTIGSVIRGFFTIRKKDPQNRLPTSSTCFNLLKLPNYQKKSTLREKLRYAVTSNTGFELS, from the exons ATGTTTAAAGCTGAAGAACCATCCAGAGACAGCTTCCTTCAGCAAATGAAGGCCGCTAGGGAAGAAAGGGCCCATGAGAAAGACAGAGAAGCTGCTGTCATTTTAATTCAGGCTTATGTTAGGGGATGGTTGACCCGTAAAAGAATATT GGAAGAATTTGATACGAATTTTCTGAATGATGGTGGTgcagaaacaaatataaagtTAAAACCTGCTTTGGATGTGtataagattatttttaaatttttgtacatatataagaaagaaaaggttcaggaaagaatagaaaagctATGTAG atatttagTATTGACTCTAGATTCTGAGTCTCCAGAAATTTCTTATGTAGGACTTGTATTAAACAAAGATCGCTACATATCATGGATATCACAGATGAAAACAATATTACTCTATTGTTTGACTGGTTTAGATAATCTTAAACCAGAAAGAGTGTCTGACCATAAATCCATCCATTTGAGATTACATACATTAGTTAGTTTTACATCACCAGGAACATGGGCAATTCAGAAAGTAGAAGGAATGGAAAAACTCAAAGCTGGTATGAATCAGCTTTGTGCAAACATAATGGGCCACCTAGTCAACAATGGGTTTTATCCCATTATGCAA GCATTTCTAGTAAAAGGATTGGGTAGAGTGGAAATTGCTTTAAAACCAATTGCACTTTCAGCAGCAGTAACATTAGCACTGAGACCATTAATCTCCTCCCAGATGTCAGATAAATTGGTttcattgtttttaattaatatttttagcgtACCTGCATTGGTCTATCATCTGAATAGTATATCATCAGTA tgTATTACATCATTTATtacaaacaatttatttgcAAGGAGCCTGGAATTATTGAACTCGGAGCAAAATTTACGAATAGTATTTAATGCTCTGGAAGGTAGTTATGCACTGTGTTTGTTGGCTAATTTAATACAGTTGGCTAATATTGAAAGAGATGAAGTGTTAAAAGAATTGTACTTTCCATCTTTTACG tttgtTGTAACAAAAATGTTGGAGGCATGTCAGCAATATGTAGTTGCAAAACAAAGTAATTTAACTCACTGGCATCCTATTCTTGGTTGGCTTGCACAAAAGGTTGATACGTATTTACAAGAACCTATTCCATATGTTAAATCACAATTAGCCTGTTTGTGGACAGGAAGAATAGTTTCACAGTTGATTG gCCAACCTTTAACAGAACTTATTGAAAAAGAGATACCCCCACCAGTAGAACAACAGAGTACATCTGTTGGTACCAACATTTTCAGAAGAGCATTTTTGGAAGCACGTACAAATAGGAATAATAACACTAAAAATTATAGGAAATTGGGAAGTGCAGAAACTACTAGAATAGCTTTAATTTGTTCCCTTTATCAAATTGCTTTACATACACTTACACaaatgaaaatggaaatattgaCTG GTTTATGTTAtcaagataaaattttataccaTATGTATTTATTCTTGGGAACACTGGGTCCACATTGTGGTTTAAAAGCATTTTTGGATCATTTAGCTGCTAATACAAAATGTACAGCACCTGAATTTCAAATgttgatattattttctgaTTGTATGACACACTATGTTAC AATTTTAGATGATATGGAAATGTATGAACAACAAAACCCGTTCAAACTTAGCGATTTTGTAACGATATCATACTTTTTAAACCAATTTTTGTACAAGGCAGTGCTTAATAATTTGTTTG ATGTTCCAGATGTGAAATCAGTTCCTAATAATCCCCTCTTCACCTCTCTTCACACACTTTTAATGGCAATTTACCGCCGGGATTGTAGACGGACCTTTTGCCCTGAAGGCCATTGGTTGGCAAAGTTAA TTCGAGTGTCTGGTTTTCTAGCAGACCTGGAGAAAGGCAGGCGAGGTGCCGCTCTTCTCCTTTCTAAAATGCCGCATGTTATTCCTCATTCGGAGCGTGTTGTGTTGTTTCGTAAGCATGTTGCTAACGAAAAAGCAGTTTTAGGTCTAACCGAAAGTGCTTGCAATAGTACCCCAACAACGCTTATTGTTGTTCACAG aacTCGTATAGTGGAGGACGGATATCGTCAATTGGCGATGTTACCCTCTCAAGCACTTAAAGGCGTAATTAGAGTTCGTTTTGTAAACGAGCAAGGTTTAGCTGAAGCTGGTATTGACCAAGATGGAGTCTTTAAGGAATTTTTAGAGGAGacaataaaaaaagtttttgacccatctttaaatttatttaaagtcaCTAGTGAAAATCGACTTTATCCATCTCCAACATCATCTATGCAAGATAATCATTTGCAACTCTTTGAATTTGTTGGTCGTATGCTGGGTAAAGCGGTGTAcgag GGCATTGTAGTAGACGTACCTTTTGcatctttcttcgtttcccaATTTTCTGGGCAAACAGGAGGAGCATTGTACAGTTGGCTGGACGAATTGGCTTCTTTAGATCGAGACTTATATCGGAGTCTTACTCTTGTGAAGCATTATAAAGGTGATGTTAGACAGTTAGAATTAACTTTCTCTCTTGATGAAGACGTTTTAGGCAAATTAGTTACGCACGAATTGGTTCCCGGAGGACGAGCAGTGCCAGTcactaatgaaaataaaatcaattataTACACTTAATGGCCCATTTTAGAATGCACATGCAAATAAAAGATCAAACAGCGGCTTTTATCAAAGGGTTCCGTTCTATAATCAATCCTGAATGGTTGGCATTGTTTTCAACTCCAGAA ttaCAGAGATTAATTTCGGGTGATAATGTTCCACTAGATTTACGAGATTTACGAAGACATACACAATATTATGGTGGTTTTCACGATAGTCATCGTGTGGTGTGCTGGCTATGGGATATTctagaaaaagatttttccGAGGAAGAAAGAGGCTTATTTTTGAAG TTTGTTACAAGTTGTTCGAAATCACCATTATTGGGTTTCGCACACTTAGAACCACCATTTTCGATTCGTTGCGTTGAAGTTGGCGATGACGAGGATACCGGTGACACAATCG GTAGCGTAATAAGAGGATTTTTTACGATTCGTAAGAAAGATCCGCAGAATCGTCTACCTACATCGTCTACTtgttttaatcttcttaaatTACCAAATTATCAAAAGAAAAGTACCTTACGGGAGAAGTTACGTTACGCTGTCACTAGTAATACGGGCTTCGaactttcataa